The Alistipes finegoldii DSM 17242 DNA segment TTAATCGACATGCGCCAGAATCGCGGAATTAATCGTACCTTTGCGGCGACAATAATAGCACGCGCCGGTCTGACGCCACCCGTTTTTCCCTACCGTATATTATGCGACAATACGAATTATCCGGCTCCCAGAACCGGAATAAAACCGATATGCAATGACATTCAAGGAACTGAACCTCATAGAACCCATCATGCACGCCGTAGCCGAGAAGGGCTACGTCACCCCCACGCCCATTCAGGAGCAGGCCATTCCGCCCGCACTCGAAGGACGCGACCTGATGGGCTGCGCCCAGACAGGAACGGGCAAGACGGCGGCCTTCACGCTGCCGATCCTGCAGCTGCTCTCGGCCCGGCCCCGCACCAAAGGACGCCGCCCCATCAAGGCGCTGGTGCTCACGCCCACGCGCGAACTGGCGATCCAGATCGACGAGTGCTGCCGCGACTATGCCCGCTACACCGACCTGCGCCACTGCGTGATCTTCGGCGGTGTCAACCAGCGTCCGCAGGTGGACGCCCTGCAGCGCGGCATCGACCTGCTGGTCGCCACGCCGGGCCGCCTGCTCGACCTGATCGGACAGGGATACGTCTCGCTCTCCGACATCCGCTTCTTCGTGCTCGACGAAGCCGACCGGATGCTCGACATGGGTTTCATCCACGACATCAAACGGATACTTCCGCTGCTGCCCAAAGAGCGGCAGACGCTCTTCTTTTCGGCGACGATGCCCTCGGACATCGTCACGCTGGCCAATTCGATGCTCCACGACCCGGTGCACGTCACCGTCACTCCTCCGGCGTCGGTCGTCGAGACGATCAGCCAAAGCGTCATGTTCGCCGAGAAGGCCGAGAAAAAAGACCTGCTCATCAGCCTGCTGCGCGAACGGTCCGAAGGCTCGGTGCTGGTTTTCTCGCGCACCAAGCACGGCGCGGACCGCATCGCCCGCATCCTCACCAAAGCGGGCATCGAGGGGCGCGCCATCCATGGCGACAAGTCGCAGGGGGCCCGCGAACGGGCCATGAACGATTTCCGGGCGGGCCGCTGCCGCGTACTGATCGCCACCGACATCGCCGCGCGGGGGATCGACATCAGCGAACTGCCGCTGGTCATCAATTACGACCTGCCGGAAGTGGCCGAAACCTATGTACACCGCATCGGACGCACGGGACGCGCCGGGCACGACGGCACGGCGATAGCCTTTTGCTCGGAAGACGAACGCCCGCTGCTGAAAGACATCCAGAAACTGACCGGACTTGTCCTCGATCCCGATTCCGGACGCCTCACGCCGGGCATGCAGACCGACACGAAATCCCCGCGGAAACAGGAATCCTCCCAACGGAGTGCACCGAAGCAGGCCGCGCAGGGCGGCGACGGCCGGACGCCGGCCGGACAAAGCGGAGATGCAAAAGGGCCGCGCCGACGCAGGCGAAACGCCCCGAAACGGGAAGGACAGGCCCAGAGCGCACACGCGCCGCAACCGCAAAACGGCGGAGGACAAGCGTCCGAAAACCGCGAACCGGGCCGCCGCAGGCCGCACCGCCGCAGACGCAGCGACCGGAAATCCGAAGGGCAGCGTCCCTGAAAAGGGGAAGCGTCCCGGAGCGGGGAAGCGTCCCTGAAAAGGAAACGCCGAAAACAGAAACCGGGCCGGACAACCGGCCCTTCATGTCATCCGGAGGAGTGCGCCGAAAGCAACCCTCCGCGGATCAGAAATCCAATAACTTATACCGGGTCCGGACTTCGGACATCGCCATCGGCTCCTCGTAATGCCACCACTCGCGGCGGTAGGGCACCAGCCCCGCTTCGCGCATCACGCTTCCGAGCAGCTGGCGGTTGCGGCAGGCTTCGGCCGAAATGCGTCCCTCGGCCGCCAGCGCGGGTTCATTGCCCGTGTGGGCCTCGTCGCCGAAGAAATCGACCGGAGTTCCCATATCGACCGGAGCGCCGGTCTCGTCGAGCAGCGTCACATCGACCGCAACGCCGTAGTTATGACGTCCGCCGCGCGTTCCGTCGGCTACGTAAACCTGATTCGGCGTACCTTTGACCAATTCGTACATCTGCCGCTGCACGCTGACCGGACGCGCGGCGTCGCACACCAAGAGCCGCCATCCGGGACGACGCTCCCGCAGCAGCCGCTGCGCCGCAGCCACCTTGCGCGCGAAATGCGGAAGCAGGTAGGCGGTTTCCAGATCGCCGTAGACGTCGCGGCGCATGAAATTATCCGGGGCCGAGTACATCAGCTTCACCCGCAGCGTCGAATCCACGGCCAGCACATCCACCAGCCCCGCCCGGCGCATCTTGGCGTCGAAGCCCTCTTGGGCCTGCACGCCCCAGCAAATCATAACCGCTGCAAACACCATCCAAACTCTTCTCATAACAACATCTCCATTTTCCAGCTCAAAGATAATCAATTATCTGCAAATCAAAAGACACCGCCGGGCGCACGGCAGGCCGGACCG contains these protein-coding regions:
- a CDS encoding DEAD/DEAH box helicase, coding for MTFKELNLIEPIMHAVAEKGYVTPTPIQEQAIPPALEGRDLMGCAQTGTGKTAAFTLPILQLLSARPRTKGRRPIKALVLTPTRELAIQIDECCRDYARYTDLRHCVIFGGVNQRPQVDALQRGIDLLVATPGRLLDLIGQGYVSLSDIRFFVLDEADRMLDMGFIHDIKRILPLLPKERQTLFFSATMPSDIVTLANSMLHDPVHVTVTPPASVVETISQSVMFAEKAEKKDLLISLLRERSEGSVLVFSRTKHGADRIARILTKAGIEGRAIHGDKSQGARERAMNDFRAGRCRVLIATDIAARGIDISELPLVINYDLPEVAETYVHRIGRTGRAGHDGTAIAFCSEDERPLLKDIQKLTGLVLDPDSGRLTPGMQTDTKSPRKQESSQRSAPKQAAQGGDGRTPAGQSGDAKGPRRRRRNAPKREGQAQSAHAPQPQNGGGQASENREPGRRRPHRRRRSDRKSEGQRP
- a CDS encoding M15 family metallopeptidase produces the protein MRRVWMVFAAVMICWGVQAQEGFDAKMRRAGLVDVLAVDSTLRVKLMYSAPDNFMRRDVYGDLETAYLLPHFARKVAAAQRLLRERRPGWRLLVCDAARPVSVQRQMYELVKGTPNQVYVADGTRGGRHNYGVAVDVTLLDETGAPVDMGTPVDFFGDEAHTGNEPALAAEGRISAEACRNRQLLGSVMREAGLVPYRREWWHYEEPMAMSEVRTRYKLLDF